From one Gimesia sp. genomic stretch:
- a CDS encoding glycosyltransferase family 2 protein, with product MEPSSIARFPQSDEHGYPYTTEWYDSLKSSLGEAGCRQLGFYPIPPDFLLSVVIPIFNEQKTVENLISQVKAVPIRKELVLVDDGSTDGTRDILKRLEEQAQSEQDAYNEIRVIFHEVNQGKGAAVRTGFLEAQGDVMLIQDADLEYDPSEYPRLLQPIIEGRADVVYGSRFLGDQPHRVLYYWHYLGNRFLTTLSNCFTNLNLTDMETCYKLFKKDVIKEIAPGLCQNRFGIEPELTAKVARRRCRIFEMSISYDGRTYDQGKKIGWKDGVKALWCIVRYGLKD from the coding sequence ATGGAACCATCGTCTATCGCACGTTTTCCACAGTCTGATGAGCACGGCTACCCTTACACGACCGAATGGTACGACTCACTGAAATCGTCCCTGGGTGAAGCGGGCTGCCGTCAGTTAGGCTTCTATCCGATCCCGCCAGATTTTCTACTGTCGGTCGTGATCCCGATTTTCAATGAACAAAAGACGGTCGAGAACCTGATCAGCCAGGTCAAGGCAGTGCCCATTCGTAAGGAACTGGTACTCGTCGATGATGGCAGCACAGATGGCACTCGCGATATTCTCAAACGTCTCGAAGAACAGGCGCAGTCGGAACAGGATGCGTATAACGAAATCCGTGTCATTTTTCACGAGGTCAATCAGGGGAAGGGGGCAGCCGTCCGTACCGGTTTCCTGGAAGCGCAGGGGGATGTAATGCTGATCCAGGATGCTGACCTGGAATACGATCCCTCTGAGTACCCTCGTTTGCTACAGCCTATCATCGAAGGTCGTGCCGATGTCGTTTATGGCAGCCGATTTCTGGGAGATCAGCCGCATCGCGTTCTCTACTATTGGCACTACCTGGGAAACAGGTTTTTGACGACCCTCTCAAACTGTTTCACTAACCTCAACCTGACCGACATGGAGACCTGCTATAAGTTGTTCAAAAAGGATGTGATTAAGGAAATCGCTCCTGGACTCTGTCAGAACCGATTTGGTATCGAGCCGGAACTGACAGCAAAAGTGGCCCGACGTCGCTGTCGTATTTTCGAGATGTCGATCAGCTATGACGGCCGCACTTATGATCAGGGTAAAAAAATCGGCTGGAAAGACGGCGTCAAAGCACTCTGGTGTATCGTACGCTACGGTCTGAAGGATTAG
- a CDS encoding DEAD/DEAH box helicase, with translation MNQKKKKKTTTASFDQLGLKDKILKDLSKAGYEKPSPIQAELIPIAVTGKDCIGQARTGTGKTAAFSLPVLQQIDLRRPGIQALILAPTRELSEQVAVEIRKLCPSKSLSLAVLVGGKPVRPQENQLKKGAQIAVGTPGRVIDHINRGNLKLSTLRFAVLDEADRMLDIGFRPDIEKILRKCPKERQTLLLSATLPPPVERLAQRYMNEPVMIDLSENKVSVDAIDQYYITVDPDRKIKLLSRLLFQERPKQTIVFTRTKRGADKLDRIFSKKLKDVAAIHGDLPQPKRDRVLKKFREGKIRLLIATDVMGRGIDVSGISHIINFDIPEFSDDYVHRIGRVGRLSSDLKGAAFTFVAPDEGDQLTNIENRINHMIQEFRVDKFEAYRPKKPRKELEQISHLGNTEHLINPEFGDF, from the coding sequence ATGAATCAGAAGAAGAAAAAAAAGACGACAACTGCCAGTTTTGATCAGTTAGGACTCAAAGACAAAATATTAAAAGACCTGAGTAAAGCAGGTTACGAAAAACCAAGCCCCATTCAGGCTGAGTTGATTCCGATTGCAGTCACCGGCAAAGACTGTATAGGTCAGGCACGTACTGGAACCGGTAAAACTGCGGCATTCTCGTTGCCGGTTCTGCAGCAGATTGACCTCAGACGCCCTGGAATCCAAGCCCTGATCCTTGCTCCGACCCGCGAGTTGAGCGAACAGGTCGCTGTGGAAATCCGTAAACTCTGTCCTTCGAAGTCACTCAGTCTGGCCGTTCTTGTGGGAGGTAAGCCGGTCCGTCCGCAGGAAAACCAACTGAAGAAAGGTGCCCAGATCGCCGTTGGTACCCCTGGTCGAGTTATCGACCATATCAACCGAGGTAATCTGAAGCTGAGCACCCTACGCTTTGCCGTTCTCGATGAAGCAGACCGCATGCTGGACATCGGCTTTCGACCAGACATTGAGAAGATTCTCCGCAAGTGTCCCAAAGAACGCCAGACATTGTTGCTCTCAGCAACACTGCCACCTCCCGTTGAGCGGTTGGCACAACGCTATATGAATGAGCCCGTGATGATCGATCTGTCTGAGAACAAAGTCAGCGTCGATGCCATCGATCAGTATTACATCACTGTCGATCCAGATCGAAAAATCAAACTACTCTCACGACTCTTATTCCAGGAACGTCCGAAACAGACCATCGTCTTCACGCGAACCAAACGGGGAGCCGACAAGCTGGATCGGATCTTCTCGAAAAAATTGAAGGACGTTGCCGCCATTCACGGGGACCTGCCTCAACCCAAACGGGACCGGGTACTGAAAAAATTCCGTGAAGGAAAAATCCGTCTGCTGATCGCCACCGATGTGATGGGACGAGGGATTGATGTCAGTGGGATTTCACACATCATCAATTTTGATATTCCTGAATTCAGTGATGACTATGTGCACCGTATTGGACGAGTTGGAAGACTCTCATCAGATCTGAAGGGGGCCGCATTCACCTTCGTCGCCCCCGATGAAGGTGATCAGTTAACCAATATTGAGAACCGGATTAACCACATGATTCAGGAATTCCGGGTGGATAAATTTGAAGCCTACCGCCCCAAAAAACCACGCAAGGAACTGGAACAGATTTCTCACTTGGGGAACACAGAGCACCTGATCAATCCTGAGTTCGGTGATTTTTAA
- a CDS encoding RNA polymerase sigma factor RpoD/SigA produces the protein MQKTARRRSSSAVQNPLETYLKEINETALLSAEEERELSNRIEHGDKEARDRMVRANLRLVVNIARAYSGKGLPLQDLIEEGNLGLLRAVEGFDPDMGTRFSTYASYWIKQSIKRALVNSAKTIRIPAYMVELLTKWRRATAQLQDTLDRTPTTEEVARELDLPPKKLKIVKKAIQLYNSSPQSEQQDAGWSLGEMIPDDRLKGPDDELVENDNLKHVFRLLKEIPDREANILRMRFGLDGEEPKTLKEIGQALGLTRERVRQIESEALKKLAKEISGE, from the coding sequence ATGCAGAAAACTGCTCGACGGCGTTCCTCTTCAGCCGTACAGAATCCATTAGAAACATATCTTAAAGAGATCAATGAAACCGCCCTGCTCTCTGCCGAAGAAGAGAGAGAGCTGTCGAATCGCATTGAACATGGTGATAAAGAGGCACGCGACCGGATGGTTCGTGCGAATCTGCGACTGGTGGTGAATATTGCTCGTGCTTATTCCGGCAAAGGCCTGCCACTCCAGGACCTGATCGAAGAGGGCAACCTGGGGCTCCTGCGGGCAGTCGAAGGCTTCGACCCGGATATGGGGACCCGTTTCAGTACCTATGCCAGTTACTGGATCAAGCAGTCAATAAAACGGGCTCTGGTCAATTCTGCGAAAACGATCCGTATTCCTGCCTACATGGTCGAACTGTTGACCAAGTGGCGGCGGGCAACTGCCCAGCTTCAGGATACGCTGGACCGAACTCCGACGACTGAGGAAGTTGCACGTGAACTGGATCTTCCTCCCAAGAAACTGAAAATCGTCAAGAAAGCAATTCAGCTTTACAATTCCTCGCCGCAGTCAGAACAACAGGACGCCGGCTGGTCGCTGGGAGAAATGATTCCCGATGACCGTCTCAAAGGGCCCGATGATGAACTGGTTGAAAATGACAACCTCAAACATGTTTTCAGGCTGTTGAAGGAAATTCCAGATCGCGAAGCCAACATCCTGCGGATGCGGTTTGGGCTCGATGGTGAGGAACCGAAGACCCTCAAAGAGATTGGGCAGGCACTGGGACTGACGCGAGAGCGAGTCCGTCAGATTGAGAGTGAAGCTCTCAAAAAACTGGCCAAGGAAATCAGTGGCGAGTAA
- the rpsA gene encoding 30S ribosomal protein S1, with translation MVDRNLIREFGISDEDLDAAFAEVMPEVEAGEEGDENDWVLDDVYASVSIAYDVNQIIDGVVLSVDGEEVLVDIGFKSEGVVHIDEWSEEEEPPKAGDKVQVLLEEVEDEFGLTMLSKRKADRIREWEKVIATHAEGDVVSGTVVRKIKGGLLINIGVNVFLPASQVDIRRPSDIANYIGRTIECVILKIDEARRNIVVSRRKLIEEKREKLKQDLLSKIEEGQIVKGVVKNIADFGAFVDLGGIDGLLHITDMSWGRINHPTEIVKIDDEIEVMILSVDRDKEKIALGLKQKSPSPWELVESKYPVGTKVTGTVVNVMSYGAFVKLEDGIEGLVHISEMSWTKRINHPSELVNIGDEVEVVVLGVNKDKQEISLGMKQTQSNPWDEVTKKYPEGAKVKGTVRNLTNYGAFIELEEGVDGLLHVSDMSWTRKISHASEVMKKGDEIECLVISVDEERKRIALGLKQLSSDPWETDIPQKYQPGAIVQGVVTKITNFGVFVELEDELEGLLHISELADHKVENPEDIVKVGETLDVKILRVDTDDRKIGLSRKLEEPIEEEAAAGDSSEATSTPRKELMGGTGGDAPLFTMPSESTETSKEEDSSEE, from the coding sequence ATGGTTGATCGTAACTTAATTCGAGAGTTTGGTATTTCTGACGAAGACCTGGATGCGGCATTCGCCGAGGTCATGCCCGAAGTTGAAGCGGGTGAAGAAGGTGATGAGAATGATTGGGTGCTGGATGATGTCTACGCATCGGTTTCCATTGCCTATGATGTGAATCAGATCATCGACGGGGTAGTCTTGAGTGTCGACGGTGAAGAGGTTCTCGTTGATATCGGATTCAAGAGCGAAGGTGTTGTACATATCGACGAATGGTCCGAAGAGGAAGAGCCTCCCAAGGCCGGTGATAAAGTACAGGTACTGCTCGAAGAGGTCGAAGATGAGTTCGGCCTGACCATGCTCTCCAAACGCAAAGCCGACCGGATTCGCGAATGGGAAAAAGTCATCGCAACCCACGCCGAAGGCGATGTGGTTTCAGGTACTGTGGTTCGCAAAATCAAAGGTGGTTTGCTGATCAACATCGGCGTGAACGTCTTCCTGCCAGCCAGCCAGGTTGATATTCGTCGTCCCTCTGATATCGCCAACTACATTGGTCGTACAATTGAGTGTGTAATCCTGAAAATCGACGAAGCCCGTCGTAACATCGTAGTTTCACGTCGTAAGCTCATCGAAGAAAAACGCGAAAAGCTCAAACAGGACCTGCTCAGCAAAATCGAAGAAGGTCAGATCGTCAAAGGGGTTGTCAAAAACATCGCCGACTTTGGTGCCTTCGTCGATCTGGGTGGAATCGATGGTCTACTGCACATTACTGACATGAGCTGGGGCCGTATCAATCATCCGACTGAGATCGTTAAGATTGATGACGAAATCGAAGTCATGATCCTGAGTGTTGATCGCGACAAAGAAAAGATCGCTTTGGGCCTCAAACAGAAATCACCGAGCCCCTGGGAACTGGTCGAATCCAAATACCCCGTGGGAACCAAGGTTACTGGAACAGTTGTCAATGTCATGTCTTACGGTGCCTTTGTGAAGCTGGAAGACGGCATTGAAGGTCTGGTCCACATCAGTGAAATGTCCTGGACCAAACGCATCAACCACCCCAGCGAACTGGTCAATATTGGCGACGAAGTCGAAGTTGTGGTTCTGGGCGTCAACAAAGACAAGCAGGAAATCTCTCTGGGTATGAAGCAGACTCAGTCCAATCCCTGGGACGAAGTCACCAAGAAATACCCCGAAGGTGCCAAGGTCAAAGGGACTGTTCGCAACCTTACCAACTACGGTGCATTCATCGAACTGGAAGAAGGTGTCGACGGTCTGTTGCACGTGAGCGACATGTCCTGGACCCGTAAGATTTCACACGCCAGTGAAGTAATGAAGAAAGGCGATGAAATCGAGTGTCTGGTAATTTCTGTTGACGAAGAGCGCAAGCGGATTGCTCTGGGCCTGAAGCAGCTTTCTTCAGATCCCTGGGAAACCGACATTCCCCAGAAATACCAGCCAGGTGCAATCGTACAGGGTGTGGTTACCAAGATCACCAATTTCGGTGTCTTTGTTGAGCTGGAAGACGAACTGGAAGGCCTGCTCCATATCTCTGAACTGGCAGACCACAAGGTTGAAAATCCGGAAGACATCGTCAAAGTCGGCGAAACCCTGGATGTAAAAATCCTGCGTGTCGACACAGACGATCGTAAAATCGGCCTGAGTCGTAAACTCGAAGAACCGATTGAAGAAGAAGCTGCTGCTGGTGATAGTAGCGAAGCTACTTCCACTCCCCGTAAGGAACTCATGGGGGGAACCGGTGGCGATGCTCCGCTGTTCACCATGCCTTCAGAGAGTACGGAAACTTCTAAAGAAGAAGATTCCAGCGAAGAGTAA
- a CDS encoding DUF58 domain-containing protein: MNTNTTARRNQRLMSQRIDPACLMRIKSLELRAKTVVEGTWKGLHRSPYHGFSVEFTEYREYTPGDDPRHIDWKLAARSNEHYIKRFEEETNLCCHMLLDLSTSMQFQSLGYTKAEYAKTLVATFAYFLAQQRDATGLIIFDEQVETVIPARFTRGQLRRILIELERPPQGSHTNLISPLKHAVETINKRGLVVLISDLMSPLDELNTHLGYLRAQGHEVALFQILDPAEIHLNFHETAIFEDLETGERIALNPKAARDNYQQQLQEHQAAIQSFCRKQGVHYHQLTTDMPLELGLSEFLTDRAA; the protein is encoded by the coding sequence ATGAACACAAATACCACAGCCCGCCGTAATCAGAGACTGATGTCTCAACGCATTGACCCTGCCTGTCTGATGCGGATCAAATCTCTCGAATTACGTGCAAAAACCGTTGTTGAAGGAACCTGGAAAGGACTGCATCGCAGCCCCTACCACGGGTTCTCCGTTGAATTCACCGAATACCGCGAATATACGCCCGGAGATGACCCGCGCCATATCGACTGGAAACTGGCAGCTCGCTCCAACGAACACTACATTAAACGATTTGAGGAAGAGACCAACCTCTGCTGCCATATGTTGCTCGACCTCAGCACCTCGATGCAGTTTCAGAGCCTGGGCTATACCAAAGCCGAATACGCCAAAACCCTGGTTGCAACATTTGCCTATTTTCTAGCCCAGCAGCGCGATGCCACCGGACTGATCATTTTTGACGAGCAGGTAGAAACGGTCATCCCCGCTCGCTTTACGCGAGGCCAGCTCAGACGAATCCTGATCGAACTGGAGCGTCCCCCGCAAGGTTCACACACCAATCTGATCTCTCCATTGAAACATGCAGTAGAAACCATCAATAAACGAGGGCTCGTAGTCCTGATATCTGATCTGATGAGCCCCCTGGATGAGTTAAATACCCACCTCGGCTATCTTCGCGCACAAGGACACGAAGTCGCATTATTCCAGATTCTGGACCCAGCAGAAATTCACCTTAATTTCCACGAAACAGCCATCTTCGAAGATCTGGAAACTGGTGAGCGTATCGCCCTCAATCCCAAAGCAGCCCGGGATAATTATCAGCAACAGTTACAGGAACATCAGGCGGCGATTCAGTCGTTCTGCCGCAAACAGGGAGTTCATTACCATCAGTTAACCACAGATATGCCCCTTGAGCTGGGGCTTTCTGAATTCCTTACCGATCGCGCTGCCTGA
- the ftsH gene encoding ATP-dependent zinc metalloprotease FtsH has product MASPQENPQRTPPPGKDPQKPSSKETQGAPSTGPWLIILLILVIGSLMMMKSSPENTGSKVDYSFFIDELNRGNVDSVEFHGDILTGKWKVRPKNPDDKEKKGEKLAEEFNTVLPSHPVEDRDLVPELIKQNVTFKAESTSVGIGTYILPWLIGPLLIIGFFWFMLRRSADPMGSGMLGNFTKSPAKRFRPSEEQTTFDDVAAMEQAKAELQEVVEFLKTPAKFQRLGAQIPKGVLLMGSPGTGKTLLARATAGEAGVPFYSINGSEFIQMFVGVGASRVRDLFRNAKENAPCIIFVDEIDAVGRIRGAGLGGGHDEREQTLNQMLSEMDGFQQNEAVIVIAATNRPDVLDPALLRPGRFDRHITVDRPTKEGRAAILKVHSRKIPLSDDVDLEKIAAGTIGFSGADLKNLVNEAALSATRLNKDQVDKEDFDNARDRVLMGPPREEILSEKEREMTAYHEAGHALLAWLLPEIDPVHKVTVIPRGRALGVTQLLPDEERYNMGEKQLHSQLAFMLGGRAAEGLVFGEHTAGAADDIKRATQITRKMVGQWGMSGVIGPVAFRHSDENPFLGKEMKSQGECSEETAHVIDQEMQRFLNAAEERAVKILTENREKLDLLAKALVEQEAIDSNDIKRLIGVSVREQANLDNAKQAGTDTENEQPPE; this is encoded by the coding sequence ATGGCCTCTCCGCAGGAGAATCCCCAACGAACCCCTCCTCCCGGCAAAGATCCCCAAAAGCCATCCAGCAAAGAAACTCAAGGTGCCCCTTCAACCGGCCCCTGGCTGATTATTCTGCTGATTCTGGTCATTGGCAGTCTGATGATGATGAAATCTTCGCCGGAGAATACCGGTTCGAAGGTCGATTACAGCTTTTTCATCGATGAGCTCAATAGGGGCAACGTCGATTCCGTCGAGTTCCATGGAGATATTCTGACCGGTAAATGGAAAGTCCGTCCGAAAAATCCGGATGATAAAGAAAAGAAGGGTGAAAAGCTTGCGGAAGAGTTTAATACCGTGCTCCCCTCTCACCCGGTTGAAGATCGTGACCTGGTTCCCGAACTGATTAAACAGAATGTAACCTTCAAAGCCGAGAGTACCAGTGTCGGTATTGGTACGTATATTTTACCCTGGCTGATTGGTCCCTTGCTGATCATCGGCTTCTTCTGGTTTATGCTCCGACGGTCGGCCGATCCCATGGGATCGGGAATGCTTGGTAATTTCACCAAGAGCCCGGCCAAACGATTCCGGCCTTCCGAGGAACAGACCACCTTCGACGACGTCGCTGCGATGGAACAGGCGAAGGCGGAACTGCAGGAAGTGGTTGAATTCCTGAAAACTCCGGCCAAATTTCAGCGTCTCGGTGCTCAGATCCCCAAGGGTGTGCTTTTGATGGGCTCTCCCGGTACCGGGAAAACTCTGCTGGCCCGTGCCACCGCAGGGGAAGCCGGCGTTCCCTTTTATTCGATTAACGGTTCGGAATTTATCCAGATGTTCGTTGGCGTCGGTGCCAGCCGGGTGCGTGACCTGTTCCGCAACGCCAAGGAAAATGCCCCCTGCATCATCTTCGTCGATGAAATCGATGCCGTTGGTCGAATTCGTGGTGCCGGACTGGGCGGGGGACACGATGAACGCGAACAGACCCTCAACCAGATGCTCAGTGAAATGGATGGCTTTCAACAGAATGAAGCCGTCATTGTGATCGCCGCAACCAATCGTCCCGATGTTCTGGACCCGGCACTGCTGCGTCCCGGGCGATTCGACCGGCATATCACCGTTGACCGTCCAACTAAAGAGGGCCGGGCGGCGATTCTAAAAGTACATTCGCGGAAAATCCCCCTCTCGGATGATGTCGATCTGGAAAAGATCGCTGCAGGAACAATCGGCTTTTCGGGAGCTGATTTGAAAAACCTGGTAAATGAAGCAGCCCTGTCCGCGACACGGCTCAATAAAGATCAGGTAGACAAAGAAGATTTTGACAATGCACGGGATCGTGTTTTAATGGGACCACCTCGTGAAGAGATTCTCAGTGAAAAAGAGCGGGAAATGACCGCTTACCACGAAGCAGGCCACGCGTTATTAGCCTGGTTGCTTCCGGAGATCGATCCTGTGCATAAAGTGACCGTCATTCCTCGCGGCAGAGCGTTGGGCGTGACACAACTGCTGCCCGATGAAGAGCGTTATAACATGGGTGAGAAACAACTCCACTCACAGTTAGCCTTTATGTTGGGTGGTCGTGCTGCAGAAGGGCTGGTGTTTGGTGAGCATACAGCCGGAGCAGCAGACGACATCAAGCGTGCCACACAGATCACACGTAAAATGGTCGGACAGTGGGGCATGAGTGGTGTAATTGGACCTGTGGCGTTTCGCCACTCAGATGAAAACCCGTTCCTGGGTAAAGAGATGAAATCTCAAGGCGAGTGCAGTGAAGAAACTGCACACGTCATTGACCAGGAAATGCAGCGGTTCTTAAACGCTGCTGAAGAACGGGCAGTGAAGATTTTAACAGAAAACAGGGAGAAACTTGACCTGCTGGCAAAAGCACTCGTAGAACAAGAGGCCATTGACAGTAATGACATCAAGCGTCTGATCGGAGTTTCGGTTCGGGAACAAGCGAATCTGGATAACGCGAAGCAGGCTGGTACTGATACAGAAAATGAACAGCCACCAGAATAA
- a CDS encoding aldose 1-epimerase family protein, which produces MDLIEVNNGRLKLNIIPTRGMGIWNGMFDELPLGWNSPVKAPVNPALVNLSERGGLGWLSGFNELICRCGLISMGPPGTDDGGNPLESELTLHGRIANTPAHYVSVELDPADGGWIRITGRMTEGMLFGSQLQLESTLKTQLGSESFTIKDRVINVGASEAESELLYHINVGAPFLEEGAQFSIPFEEMAPRDPRAAEGVTEYQTYLGPTPGYAEQAYYFQPVADEQGLTPALLSGREGGIGVLVEFVQAKLPCFTLWKNTQPEAAGYVTGLEPGINYPNFRATEREQGRLKALQPGESYETEFKISILNNSDSVDAIRQKITKLSQQSPSVIHESPHPRFS; this is translated from the coding sequence GTGGATCTGATTGAAGTTAATAACGGGCGTTTAAAGCTCAATATCATCCCTACCAGGGGCATGGGCATCTGGAACGGGATGTTCGATGAACTACCTCTCGGGTGGAATTCCCCTGTCAAAGCCCCGGTCAATCCTGCATTGGTCAACCTCTCTGAACGAGGAGGCCTGGGCTGGCTAAGTGGATTCAATGAACTGATTTGTCGATGCGGGCTGATTTCCATGGGCCCCCCTGGAACAGATGATGGTGGCAACCCGCTTGAGTCGGAACTGACTCTACATGGTCGTATCGCGAATACTCCTGCCCATTATGTCTCAGTCGAACTGGATCCTGCAGACGGGGGATGGATACGAATTACCGGACGCATGACAGAAGGCATGCTGTTTGGCAGCCAGTTGCAGCTGGAATCGACCCTGAAGACTCAATTAGGCTCTGAATCATTTACAATCAAAGACCGGGTTATCAATGTTGGTGCCAGTGAAGCAGAATCCGAACTGCTTTATCACATCAATGTGGGGGCACCTTTTCTGGAAGAGGGAGCTCAATTTTCGATCCCTTTCGAAGAAATGGCTCCACGCGATCCTCGCGCTGCAGAAGGTGTTACGGAATATCAAACCTATCTGGGGCCGACTCCAGGTTATGCCGAGCAAGCCTACTATTTTCAACCCGTCGCCGACGAACAGGGGCTTACCCCTGCTCTGCTGTCTGGTAGAGAGGGTGGAATAGGGGTTCTGGTTGAGTTTGTGCAGGCGAAACTACCCTGTTTTACACTCTGGAAAAATACTCAACCCGAAGCCGCTGGCTACGTGACTGGCCTGGAACCTGGCATCAATTACCCTAATTTCCGTGCAACCGAACGGGAACAGGGGCGGCTTAAGGCGTTACAGCCCGGTGAGAGTTACGAGACAGAGTTCAAAATCTCCATTTTGAATAATTCAGATTCGGTTGATGCCATCCGCCAGAAAATCACGAAACTAAGTCAACAGAGTCCGTCTGTGATACACGAGTCGCCACATCCCCGGTTTTCCTGA
- a CDS encoding BatA and WFA domain-containing protein produces the protein MSFLTPLYLVGIIAVGLPILLHLVRHQPKNVLYFSSLRFLEHKPHQTNRKNKIEHWLLLSLRALAVILLVAAFARPFFKNQDLKLASTQPQSQTILLVDTSASMQRDSLWEKALSQANEIIKETPPNQISVFTFDTQLKAVKPLRQSQETHSASSLEKKQNLLGELTPGWKATDLGTALAELAALLQEQAISDPTGSILRHTKVELITDFQAGSRTEALSEFSWPKELSVRLHQLKADNLDNAGLQLLTLDAESQPTIRIVNAANSQQEKFTIAYEVQPGKLEKSQQVYVPRGQSRVVRMAAWQQPASVPRIVLSGDQQNFDNHLYLQPPVRPNLTIVHYGTPAENSIESANYFARRAFPSTSQRSIDFQTIGPDSPPLLLTATEIHLMLISRQLAPDETEQVQRYLEQGGVVLLTLHDDQSTDSLNQLATHNADTTALIETVSPEINGYALLTDINFEHPLFQIFQAPEFSDFTRLKFWNYRGLKLPEQIPHRVLARFDHQAPAILEITRNKGKLLVMSFGWTPQESQFALSTKFVPMLNAILTLNDRAQNTPAQFTIGQKVNLPADQQTRLISTPDRSQIKLASDQQDFTETILPGLYQVESDTQLPPTRQFAVNLDINESQTEPLAREKLEALGVHFMDSDLESQEHTSPAELQRQAQLRELEQKQQLWRWLIIVALALLGLETVLARWLTGKSSATGKA, from the coding sequence TTGAGTTTTTTAACCCCACTTTATTTAGTTGGTATCATCGCCGTCGGACTGCCGATTCTGCTGCATCTGGTTCGTCATCAGCCTAAGAACGTCCTCTATTTCAGCTCTCTCCGCTTTCTGGAACACAAGCCCCACCAGACTAATCGCAAAAATAAAATCGAGCACTGGCTGTTACTCTCATTACGCGCTTTGGCCGTGATTCTCCTCGTCGCCGCATTCGCCCGCCCTTTTTTCAAGAACCAGGATCTGAAGCTCGCCTCAACACAGCCCCAGAGCCAGACCATTCTACTGGTTGACACCAGTGCCAGTATGCAGCGGGATTCCCTCTGGGAAAAAGCATTATCCCAGGCAAATGAGATCATCAAAGAGACGCCACCGAATCAAATCTCAGTTTTTACGTTTGACACACAGCTCAAAGCAGTCAAACCGTTACGACAGTCTCAAGAAACACATTCAGCGAGTTCTCTCGAAAAAAAACAGAATCTATTAGGGGAATTGACTCCCGGCTGGAAAGCAACTGATCTGGGAACGGCCCTGGCGGAACTGGCGGCACTCCTCCAGGAACAGGCAATCTCTGATCCAACCGGGAGCATCCTGCGTCACACAAAAGTCGAACTGATTACGGATTTCCAGGCAGGATCAAGAACCGAAGCGCTCTCTGAGTTTTCCTGGCCGAAGGAGTTAAGTGTGCGGTTGCACCAGCTAAAAGCTGACAACTTAGATAACGCCGGCCTGCAGTTACTCACGCTCGATGCTGAGTCTCAACCGACAATTCGAATTGTGAATGCAGCTAACTCTCAACAGGAAAAATTCACAATCGCCTATGAAGTACAGCCAGGTAAACTCGAAAAGAGTCAGCAGGTCTATGTCCCTCGAGGCCAGTCTCGAGTTGTCCGTATGGCCGCCTGGCAACAGCCAGCCTCTGTTCCCAGAATTGTGCTCAGTGGCGATCAACAGAATTTTGATAACCACCTTTATCTTCAGCCCCCGGTCCGGCCCAATCTGACCATTGTGCATTATGGGACTCCTGCCGAAAACTCGATTGAGTCTGCGAATTACTTTGCCCGACGGGCCTTTCCCAGTACCAGCCAGCGTTCCATTGATTTTCAAACAATCGGCCCTGATTCACCACCACTGCTGCTCACCGCAACAGAGATCCATTTGATGTTGATCAGTCGGCAACTGGCACCAGATGAAACAGAACAGGTCCAACGTTATCTGGAGCAGGGGGGAGTAGTCCTTCTCACGCTGCACGATGATCAGTCCACTGATTCGCTGAATCAGCTGGCGACGCATAACGCAGACACCACAGCACTGATAGAAACAGTCTCCCCCGAAATCAACGGTTATGCCTTACTCACCGATATCAATTTCGAGCATCCCCTGTTTCAGATTTTTCAGGCTCCGGAATTCTCAGACTTCACCCGACTGAAATTCTGGAATTATCGCGGGCTCAAACTGCCGGAACAGATTCCACATCGGGTACTGGCCCGCTTCGATCATCAGGCTCCCGCGATACTGGAAATAACACGAAACAAAGGAAAACTGCTCGTAATGAGCTTTGGCTGGACGCCTCAGGAAAGCCAGTTCGCGCTATCAACAAAATTCGTCCCCATGTTAAATGCAATCCTGACTCTGAATGACCGAGCCCAGAATACCCCGGCGCAGTTCACGATCGGCCAGAAAGTCAATCTCCCCGCAGATCAACAGACGCGTCTGATCAGCACGCCTGATCGCTCCCAGATCAAACTTGCTTCCGATCAGCAGGATTTCACAGAAACGATTCTGCCCGGACTGTATCAGGTTGAAAGTGATACCCAGTTGCCCCCGACCAGGCAGTTTGCAGTAAATCTGGATATTAACGAAAGCCAGACAGAGCCTCTCGCGCGAGAGAAGCTGGAAGCACTTGGAGTCCACTTTATGGACTCCGATCTAGAATCGCAGGAGCATACTTCTCCCGCCGAACTTCAGCGTCAGGCACAGTTGCGAGAACTGGAACAGAAACAGCAGCTTTGGCGCTGGTTGATTATAGTGGCTCTTGCGTTACTGGGCCTGGAAACGGTGCTGGCCAGATGGTTGACCGGCAAATCTTCTGCGACAGGAAAGGCGTAA